In the genome of Coraliomargarita algicola, one region contains:
- a CDS encoding small basic protein, translating to MSQHNSFKAAGGGGKKNRTVLKRFERVDLLRKRGQWEDGQRVIGLKKTKPEE from the coding sequence ATGTCACAACACAACAGTTTCAAAGCCGCCGGTGGTGGTGGTAAAAAGAATCGCACCGTCCTCAAGCGCTTCGAGCGCGTGGACTTGCTCCGCAAGCGCGGACAATGGGAAGACGGCCAACGCGTGATTGGTCTGAAAAAGACCAAGCCCGAAGAATAA
- a CDS encoding type II secretion system protein, with protein sequence MQAKHPRAFSLIELMVVVTTIGILALLATPGIRNAVERTEATVTANDIRIFAEAIEFYSTAEGSYPEAMTYTRMPNEIASYLATPWKNGSYSWFYVNTENLTYVYVYNLNFTAEQAVRLDSMIDDGNIATGGIRMAYNGSGLVYLFRYNP encoded by the coding sequence ATGCAGGCGAAACACCCTAGAGCATTTTCATTGATAGAACTTATGGTCGTGGTCACGACCATAGGTATTTTAGCGCTGCTCGCCACCCCGGGCATCCGCAACGCTGTAGAACGCACCGAAGCCACAGTCACAGCAAACGACATACGGATATTCGCCGAGGCCATCGAATTCTACAGTACCGCCGAGGGCAGCTATCCCGAGGCCATGACCTATACACGCATGCCCAACGAGATCGCCAGCTACCTCGCGACTCCATGGAAAAACGGCAGTTACAGTTGGTTTTACGTCAACACAGAGAACTTAACCTATGTGTACGTATACAATTTAAACTTCACAGCTGAACAAGCCGTACGTCTCGACAGCATGATCGACGATGGCAACATTGCCACCGGCGGCATACGGATGGCCTACAACGGCAGCGGCTTAGTTTATTTATTCCGCTATAATCCATAA
- a CDS encoding helix-turn-helix domain-containing protein, producing MKTDILLTKKQASERLGVSERTIDRMIVNGELQRVRVRGCVRIRKSEIVQLIGGVEA from the coding sequence ATGAAGACTGATATTCTATTAACCAAGAAGCAAGCAAGTGAGCGCCTTGGCGTTTCTGAGCGCACGATTGATCGTATGATTGTAAACGGAGAGCTTCAGCGCGTCCGTGTGCGTGGTTGTGTGCGTATCAGAAAGAGTGAAATTGTACAGCTGATCGGGGGCGTTGAGGCATGA
- a CDS encoding competence protein CoiA family protein, protein MNLKLPFGILDEELIHISKVDKGLSCNCTCPSCGHPLVAKKGEKTMHHFAHYRGGECATALETALHLAAKKILSKEKKIVIPAVILKFDSYAEHVVLAGEQTIEFDQVIEERKTEDIVPDIIAIKGESKLLIEIKVTHEVDERKLKKIKRLGLSTIEIDLSKGDRELTEDLLRELIVGNVENKEWLYNAHANRIKERFFSTATRRSIVKRGMARHVDYCPQGVRIWRGKSYANVFDDCLHCPYAYRIGDDWSYVFCGGQFMIDTYDKLKEHFRQLILDIQD, encoded by the coding sequence ATGAATCTCAAGCTTCCATTCGGAATTTTAGACGAAGAGCTAATTCATATCTCGAAGGTCGACAAAGGGCTTTCGTGTAATTGCACATGCCCTAGTTGCGGGCATCCTTTGGTTGCCAAGAAGGGGGAGAAAACGATGCACCACTTTGCTCATTATCGTGGTGGCGAATGTGCAACTGCACTCGAAACAGCACTTCACTTAGCTGCAAAAAAAATCTTATCGAAAGAAAAGAAAATAGTAATTCCAGCGGTAATTCTAAAATTCGATTCATATGCTGAACATGTTGTTCTCGCAGGAGAGCAAACGATTGAATTTGACCAAGTTATTGAAGAACGAAAAACCGAAGACATCGTTCCAGATATCATTGCCATAAAGGGGGAATCTAAACTCCTAATTGAAATTAAGGTCACTCACGAGGTCGATGAACGGAAGCTTAAGAAGATTAAACGTCTAGGTCTTTCCACTATCGAAATAGATCTCTCAAAAGGAGATCGTGAGCTTACCGAGGATCTGTTGCGTGAGTTAATTGTCGGAAATGTTGAGAACAAAGAATGGTTATATAATGCTCATGCGAATCGTATCAAAGAGCGATTCTTTAGCACTGCGACAAGGCGATCGATAGTTAAGAGGGGGATGGCTAGGCACGTAGATTATTGCCCGCAAGGCGTTCGAATTTGGAGGGGGAAGTCATATGCAAATGTTTTTGATGACTGTTTACATTGTCCATATGCATACAGAATTGGAGATGATTGGTCCTATGTGTTTTGTGGCGGGCAATTCATGATTGATACATATGATAAACTTAAAGAGCATTTCAGACAATTGATTTTAGACATACAAGATTAG
- a CDS encoding prepilin-type N-terminal cleavage/methylation domain-containing protein produces the protein MKSLKNKEFRGGVVKKGFTLIEIMVATVIMVILVGLVIQITSEVLKVWNRSSGKLSANSEARIAMDLLTQDLETAVFRSNGQQWLRVESPENPLGPYNDQTVALKLFSPALDRDDSSAGDICAIAYRLSYREAYENAEDEVYALYRAIARPDTTFNSLMGSSSDTDSPQLDLTANSFWDKADVEIDENYLAGNIVDFKVILYEDDGTDTPNPVNWDASTGDLLAGTNGAFAYGGDSAQAELITNPLLYAEIRLTVLSDEGLSILENLAGSGYNHVDDVVREHGDVFIRRVNFLARPL, from the coding sequence ATGAAAAGTTTGAAGAATAAGGAATTCAGAGGGGGCGTCGTAAAAAAGGGATTTACTCTAATTGAAATCATGGTGGCCACCGTCATCATGGTGATTTTGGTGGGCTTGGTTATTCAGATCACCAGTGAAGTCTTGAAAGTTTGGAACCGTTCTTCCGGCAAGCTTTCTGCCAATTCTGAAGCACGCATTGCGATGGATTTGCTGACACAAGATTTGGAGACCGCAGTTTTCAGGAGTAATGGACAGCAGTGGTTGCGCGTCGAGTCGCCCGAGAATCCTTTAGGTCCTTATAACGATCAAACTGTTGCTCTAAAGTTATTTTCACCTGCGCTAGATCGTGATGATTCTTCAGCAGGTGATATTTGCGCGATTGCCTATCGTCTTTCGTATCGAGAAGCATATGAAAATGCTGAAGACGAAGTGTATGCTCTGTACCGTGCAATTGCTCGTCCTGATACTACTTTTAATTCATTGATGGGATCTTCATCGGATACGGACAGTCCGCAGCTAGATCTCACTGCGAATAGCTTTTGGGATAAGGCAGATGTAGAAATCGACGAAAACTACCTTGCTGGAAATATTGTCGATTTCAAAGTCATTCTTTACGAAGATGATGGCACGGATACGCCGAATCCTGTCAATTGGGATGCGAGCACTGGAGATCTGCTGGCAGGGACAAATGGTGCTTTTGCCTATGGAGGTGACTCAGCTCAAGCAGAATTGATTACAAACCCGCTGCTGTATGCAGAAATACGCCTAACAGTGCTTTCCGATGAAGGTTTGTCTATTTTAGAGAATCTAGCAGGGAGCGGCTACAATCATGTTGATGATGTTGTCCGCGAGCACGGAGATGTGTTCATTCGCCGCGTCAATTTCCTCGCACGGCCGCTTTAA
- a CDS encoding prepilin-type N-terminal cleavage/methylation domain-containing protein yields MHSQHNALFTPHRTRRQTGFSLIEVVLAIGIFLVTVLALVGLLGPTLQSVDEVEKTDEVASVVNTVNAFLQNSPEIANADESKFETIFNAVAGDGYATIFVFRKYASANSDDVSLKIGFFGETSATVDNSDITTGSTVLAAGPIYRVVLTPSSVTPDTYLSSTVRDSDTGVYSLQSANIDNYLEGYFAMEVRIYVENASPTFDGAKLPANPGETAEDASLSALNDKQPLFTYNTAIVR; encoded by the coding sequence ATGCACTCTCAACACAACGCACTTTTTACGCCACATAGAACACGTCGCCAGACAGGATTTAGCCTGATTGAGGTAGTTTTAGCGATTGGTATCTTTCTCGTGACTGTACTGGCTCTTGTCGGATTGTTGGGGCCGACACTTCAATCGGTGGATGAAGTCGAGAAAACGGACGAGGTCGCTTCGGTTGTGAATACGGTCAACGCGTTTCTACAAAATTCACCAGAAATTGCGAATGCAGATGAATCTAAATTCGAAACAATTTTTAATGCTGTAGCCGGAGATGGTTACGCGACGATTTTCGTTTTCCGTAAGTATGCCAGTGCTAACAGTGACGATGTTTCGCTGAAAATTGGTTTTTTCGGTGAAACCAGCGCGACAGTGGATAATTCAGATATCACAACTGGTTCAACAGTCCTCGCTGCAGGGCCGATTTATCGCGTTGTGTTGACTCCCTCTTCAGTGACGCCCGATACCTACTTAAGCAGCACTGTGCGAGATTCTGATACTGGAGTATATAGCCTGCAGAGTGCGAATATTGATAACTATCTTGAAGGTTATTTCGCCATGGAAGTCCGTATCTATGTCGAGAATGCATCGCCGACCTTTGATGGTGCTAAGTTGCCTGCAAATCCTGGTGAAACCGCTGAAGACGCATCTTTAAGCGCTCTCAATGATAAACAGCCGCTATTTACATATAACACCGCAATCGTACGCTAA
- a CDS encoding prepilin-type N-terminal cleavage/methylation domain-containing protein: MIYRNQSNFARAQAGFTLIELLVVISIILIASSIIFIGGNGGAGAKLSSSQRIIAGIAQGARGQAILKNAETRLIINNDPSDPEKYRRFIGVVYWGQDYKADGTPDGLPGWKAATQGTYLPEGIYFDPTLSKNYTADTMTLDYPRKSVGANTSASGGGSTSYYWYGFKSNGNSENANQWLALRAGQYDASGTLQDYDANSEQSGLKTALIFRRVGTTTLVDDPTKIN; encoded by the coding sequence ATGATATATCGAAACCAATCCAATTTCGCTCGTGCGCAGGCAGGCTTTACTTTGATTGAGCTGCTTGTCGTCATCAGTATCATTCTGATTGCTTCGTCGATTATATTCATTGGCGGAAATGGGGGAGCGGGAGCTAAGTTGAGTTCGTCTCAGCGGATTATTGCTGGCATTGCGCAAGGAGCACGCGGACAGGCTATTTTAAAAAATGCAGAAACGCGTTTGATTATTAATAATGACCCCTCTGATCCGGAGAAATATCGCAGATTTATTGGTGTCGTGTATTGGGGCCAGGACTATAAGGCTGACGGGACTCCAGACGGCCTTCCAGGCTGGAAAGCGGCGACTCAGGGCACTTATTTGCCAGAGGGTATTTATTTTGATCCGACCTTGAGTAAGAATTATACTGCGGATACGATGACTCTCGATTATCCACGCAAGTCTGTTGGTGCAAACACTTCCGCCAGTGGCGGAGGTTCGACTTCTTACTATTGGTATGGTTTTAAATCCAATGGGAATTCTGAGAATGCGAACCAATGGCTTGCACTTCGCGCGGGGCAGTATGATGCCAGCGGCACGCTGCAGGATTATGACGCCAATAGTGAGCAATCCGGCTTAAAAACAGCACTCATTTTTCGTCGAGTCGGCACGACTACCCTGGTTGACGATCCCACAAAAATTAATTAA
- a CDS encoding type II secretion system protein: MNKDTSKGFTLIELLMVIAIIGILAGILIPTVGAVKKQANIAASKAQLSNYVTAITMFKGEYGYYPFSTSSTTDDSVNLSTDSLAFIKTLSGRDPSSTSNTKVAFGGNRKMVAFHSFGESEFYYDEATAVVSSTQLADRFNNTNITILIDSNGDGRLDVPGQSQVKAGVTAYALDNPSTTDEEEPDYYLNN, encoded by the coding sequence ATGAATAAAGATACATCTAAAGGTTTTACGCTCATCGAGCTCTTGATGGTGATCGCTATCATCGGCATACTTGCTGGTATTTTGATCCCCACTGTTGGAGCTGTTAAAAAACAAGCCAATATTGCTGCTTCTAAGGCGCAATTATCTAACTACGTGACTGCGATTACGATGTTTAAAGGAGAGTATGGTTACTATCCATTTTCAACATCGTCCACTACAGATGATTCTGTAAACTTGAGTACAGACAGTTTGGCATTTATTAAAACTCTATCAGGACGCGATCCGTCTTCGACTAGTAATACTAAAGTCGCATTTGGCGGCAATCGAAAGATGGTGGCATTTCACAGCTTCGGTGAATCTGAATTCTACTACGACGAAGCGACTGCCGTTGTCAGTTCCACTCAGTTAGCGGACCGTTTTAATAATACAAATATTACAATCTTAATTGATTCAAACGGAGATGGTCGTCTTGACGTGCCCGGACAGTCTCAAGTCAAAGCTGGTGTCACTGCATATGCATTGGATAACCCCAGCACTACAGACGAAGAAGAGCCTGATTATTACCTCAATAATTAA
- a CDS encoding prepilin-type N-terminal cleavage/methylation domain-containing protein, whose protein sequence is MLFHPPISVRQRSKQQGFTLIELLVVIAIILILAGITFGISRGVQNAQARARAKADLAVLAQALEQFKGDYGDYPWVNNQALSDAQIQTNGSRLLLALDGWMDWEYNSGSTPADLKYRPDFSPAKARGKSYLDMKQFSFNDTYTPDKVPTVLWPLDPWGNPYVYDYIGPNTTSWDNFGYVLYSRGPDGDHVAADSEGIQDQTVAANVDNIYAGQ, encoded by the coding sequence ATGTTATTTCATCCCCCCATTTCCGTTCGACAGCGCTCGAAGCAGCAGGGCTTTACCCTGATCGAGTTGCTAGTCGTGATTGCTATTATTTTGATCCTCGCTGGCATCACCTTCGGTATTTCCCGTGGTGTGCAAAATGCTCAGGCCAGGGCCAGAGCCAAGGCGGATCTGGCTGTTCTGGCGCAAGCGCTAGAGCAATTTAAGGGAGATTATGGAGATTACCCATGGGTAAATAATCAAGCTTTGTCAGACGCTCAGATTCAGACCAATGGAAGTCGTTTGCTGTTGGCCTTGGACGGCTGGATGGATTGGGAATACAATAGCGGCTCAACTCCAGCAGATTTGAAATATCGGCCAGATTTTTCACCTGCCAAGGCTCGTGGGAAATCGTATCTCGATATGAAGCAATTTTCTTTTAACGACACATATACTCCCGATAAGGTTCCGACAGTACTCTGGCCTTTGGACCCGTGGGGGAATCCATATGTGTATGATTACATCGGACCGAATACCACCAGCTGGGATAACTTTGGCTATGTTCTATATTCGCGTGGTCCTGATGGTGATCATGTCGCTGCGGATAGCGAAGGCATCCAAGATCAAACAGTTGCTGCAAATGTCGATAATATTTACGCAGGCCAATAA
- a CDS encoding pyrophosphate--fructose-6-phosphate 1-phosphotransferase, with product MSDPKPVKKVALLTAGGLAPCLSSAIGGLIERYTELYPDIEIICYRGGYKGLLQGDSITVTESIRATAGTLHAHGGSPIGNSRVKLTNVKDCIKRGLVQEGEDPLKVAADQLTKDNVDVLHTIGGDDTNTTAADLAAFLAENDYDLTVVGLPKTIDNDVFPIAQSLGAWTAAEEGAKYFENVVAEHNANPRMLIIHEVMGRNCGWLTAATADAYRKRLDNLEWAEEIGLSAARKEVHAIFIPEMEIDIQAEAKRLKAVMDEHDNVNIFISEGAGVETIIKEMEAAGEEVPRDAFGHVKLDAVNPGKWFGEQFAKMLDAEKVLVQKSGYFARAAPANVEDIRLIKSCTDLAVDCAVVRESGVIGHDEDDRNILRAIEFPRIAGGKPFNIDTPWFEELLDAIGQAKGANIAQAGH from the coding sequence ATGTCCGATCCAAAACCTGTTAAAAAAGTTGCTCTTCTCACTGCGGGTGGTCTCGCGCCTTGCCTCTCGTCCGCTATCGGCGGTCTGATTGAACGCTACACGGAGCTGTATCCGGACATCGAGATCATCTGCTACCGCGGCGGCTATAAGGGCTTGTTGCAAGGCGACAGCATCACGGTGACCGAATCGATCCGCGCGACTGCGGGCACTTTGCACGCGCACGGCGGCAGCCCGATCGGCAACAGCCGGGTAAAATTGACCAACGTGAAGGACTGCATTAAGCGCGGCCTAGTCCAAGAGGGCGAAGACCCGCTGAAAGTGGCGGCCGACCAGTTGACAAAGGACAATGTGGACGTGCTCCACACCATCGGGGGCGACGACACCAACACCACGGCGGCGGACCTGGCTGCATTCTTGGCTGAAAACGACTACGACCTGACCGTAGTCGGCCTGCCCAAGACGATCGATAACGATGTCTTCCCGATCGCTCAAAGCTTGGGTGCATGGACCGCGGCTGAAGAAGGTGCGAAATATTTTGAAAATGTGGTGGCGGAGCACAATGCCAACCCACGCATGCTAATCATCCACGAAGTGATGGGCCGCAACTGTGGCTGGCTGACTGCGGCCACTGCGGATGCCTACCGCAAGCGCTTAGACAATTTGGAATGGGCGGAAGAAATCGGCCTCAGTGCCGCACGCAAAGAAGTGCACGCCATCTTTATTCCAGAAATGGAAATCGACATCCAAGCGGAAGCCAAGCGCCTCAAAGCCGTCATGGACGAGCATGACAACGTCAACATCTTCATCTCCGAAGGCGCAGGCGTAGAGACCATCATTAAAGAGATGGAAGCCGCGGGTGAAGAAGTGCCACGCGACGCCTTCGGCCACGTCAAGCTGGATGCCGTCAACCCAGGTAAGTGGTTTGGTGAGCAATTCGCCAAGATGCTGGATGCGGAAAAAGTGTTGGTGCAAAAGAGCGGCTATTTCGCTCGCGCGGCACCAGCCAATGTGGAAGACATTCGCCTGATCAAGAGCTGCACCGACCTCGCAGTCGACTGCGCAGTGGTGCGTGAAAGCGGCGTAATCGGCCACGATGAAGACGACCGCAACATTTTGCGGGCGATCGAGTTTCCACGCATCGCGGGTGGTAAGCCTTTCAACATCGACACTCCATGGTTCGAAGAACTCCTGGATGCGATCGGCCAAGCCAAGGGCGCCAACATCGCTCAAGCGGGGCATTAA
- a CDS encoding fatty acid desaturase translates to MTPPLPIPVNETAPNWRKIVKKYQQPCLKKSSWQIVNSMGPYIALWGVMYFTVSFSWPLTLALATLAGLFLVRVFIIFHDCGHGSFFRNKKANKTVGFISGLMTLTPFRHWTWQHAVHHGTSGNLDHRGVGDVWTMTVKEYQAAPLWLRVQYRLTRNPFILFVLGPLGLFIVYQRFAYKIASRRDRMDVYKMNACIALYAVAMSLIFGFWNFLWIQLLITTVSGGAGIWLFYVQHQFEDTYWRTGDEWDYTDSAMQGSSFYRLPAILNWFSGNIGYHHIHHLSSRIPNYNLKACHESEPFFQQVPELTLRSSIRSIQLRLWDEEAGKLVGYDVLKKSAH, encoded by the coding sequence ATGACTCCACCTCTACCGATTCCAGTTAATGAGACTGCGCCCAATTGGCGTAAGATCGTTAAAAAATACCAGCAACCTTGCCTGAAGAAGAGCTCGTGGCAGATCGTCAATTCAATGGGTCCTTACATCGCCTTGTGGGGGGTGATGTACTTTACAGTCTCGTTTTCGTGGCCGCTCACACTGGCACTGGCCACACTGGCAGGGCTCTTTTTGGTGCGGGTTTTTATCATTTTTCACGACTGCGGACACGGCTCGTTTTTTCGAAATAAAAAAGCAAACAAGACGGTGGGCTTCATCTCGGGGCTGATGACGCTCACGCCCTTCCGCCACTGGACCTGGCAACACGCGGTGCATCATGGCACTTCCGGCAATCTGGATCACCGGGGGGTGGGCGATGTCTGGACGATGACAGTGAAGGAATACCAGGCGGCTCCCTTGTGGCTACGGGTTCAATACCGTCTGACGCGTAATCCTTTTATCCTGTTCGTGCTCGGCCCGCTGGGGCTGTTTATCGTGTATCAACGCTTCGCCTACAAAATCGCCAGCCGCCGCGACCGTATGGACGTGTATAAGATGAATGCATGCATCGCGCTCTACGCAGTGGCGATGAGCCTGATATTTGGTTTTTGGAATTTCCTATGGATTCAACTGCTGATCACGACGGTTTCCGGAGGGGCGGGCATTTGGCTATTTTATGTGCAGCACCAGTTCGAAGACACCTACTGGCGCACGGGTGATGAGTGGGACTATACCGACTCGGCCATGCAGGGCAGCTCCTTTTATCGCTTACCTGCGATTTTAAACTGGTTCTCTGGCAACATCGGCTACCACCACATTCACCACTTGAGCTCGCGCATTCCGAATTATAATTTAAAGGCCTGCCACGAGTCGGAGCCCTTCTTTCAACAAGTGCCGGAGTTGACACTGCGTAGCAGTATTCGATCGATCCAGCTGCGGCTGTGGGATGAGGAAGCGGGCAAACTCGTCGGCTACGATGTGCTGAAAAAATCCGCCCACTAG
- a CDS encoding A/G-specific adenine glycosylase, with protein sequence MDLLSHTITFRHALAQWYATAQRPLPWRTQPSLYRTVVSELMAQQTQIKTMLPYFERWMQRFPDFAALAEAPAEDVLKHWEGLGYYSRARNLHKLAKEYVALEPKPRSREDWQQLPGIGPYTSAAISSIALGEPAAVVDGNVVRILARLTDDARVFKNNGEAVKAFTPTAEAVLDQGNAGEHNQAMMELGATVCLKHKPLCTVCPVLAYCAASRKGSQEARPKIERKATVKVEVERAWVLQAGKLLLHRIAEDSGQLAGQYELPRLETVASPRSAKQLLASKSRSITHRRIKEHIYQVKAKPRIDASLEWVRVEDIERITLSGPHRRWIGELLAR encoded by the coding sequence ATGGACTTACTCTCACATACCATTACTTTTCGTCATGCCCTCGCTCAGTGGTATGCCACCGCCCAGCGGCCCTTGCCCTGGCGCACACAACCGAGCCTCTATCGAACCGTGGTGTCCGAGCTGATGGCGCAGCAGACACAAATCAAGACCATGCTGCCCTACTTTGAGCGCTGGATGCAGCGCTTCCCCGACTTTGCCGCACTGGCCGAGGCGCCCGCCGAGGATGTGCTCAAGCACTGGGAGGGACTGGGCTACTACAGCCGCGCGCGCAACCTCCACAAGTTGGCCAAGGAATATGTCGCGCTGGAGCCCAAACCACGCAGCCGCGAAGATTGGCAACAACTGCCCGGCATCGGCCCCTACACCTCGGCCGCGATCAGCTCGATCGCGCTGGGCGAACCCGCGGCAGTGGTCGATGGCAATGTGGTGCGCATTCTCGCGCGGCTGACGGACGATGCCCGCGTGTTTAAAAACAATGGCGAAGCCGTCAAAGCTTTCACTCCCACCGCCGAAGCCGTGCTGGACCAGGGCAATGCCGGCGAGCACAATCAAGCGATGATGGAGCTCGGCGCCACAGTGTGCCTCAAGCATAAGCCACTCTGCACGGTCTGTCCCGTGCTGGCCTATTGCGCAGCCAGCCGCAAGGGCAGCCAAGAGGCGCGCCCCAAGATCGAGCGCAAAGCCACGGTAAAAGTCGAAGTCGAGCGGGCCTGGGTATTGCAAGCGGGCAAGCTACTGCTCCACCGTATCGCGGAAGACTCCGGCCAACTGGCCGGGCAGTACGAGCTGCCCCGATTAGAGACAGTGGCCAGCCCGCGCAGTGCCAAGCAGCTGCTGGCCAGCAAATCGCGCTCGATCACGCACCGCCGCATCAAAGAACACATTTACCAAGTCAAAGCCAAGCCCAGGATCGACGCCTCACTGGAGTGGGTGCGCGTCGAAGACATCGAGCGCATCACACTATCGGGCCCCCATCGCCGCTGGATCGGCGAACTGTTGGCCCGCTAG
- a CDS encoding SET domain-containing protein-lysine N-methyltransferase, whose protein sequence is MPKPKKWTADDFEIRTSTIEGAGMGLFAKHSIAEEDTIGYYTGEVITEKEFHDPERPFSAYVMWVCRTHIIVGEGPKANYTRYINHSDEPNAFLIVSSRWKTARFEALRDIQPGEEIFFNYGDDYWE, encoded by the coding sequence ATGCCAAAGCCCAAAAAATGGACTGCTGACGACTTCGAGATCCGCACCTCTACTATCGAGGGCGCGGGCATGGGACTCTTTGCCAAACACAGTATCGCGGAAGAAGATACGATCGGCTACTACACCGGCGAGGTAATCACCGAAAAAGAGTTTCACGACCCGGAGCGCCCCTTTTCCGCATACGTGATGTGGGTCTGCCGCACGCATATCATCGTGGGCGAAGGCCCCAAGGCCAACTACACCCGCTACATTAATCACAGTGATGAGCCAAACGCCTTTCTAATCGTTTCCAGCCGCTGGAAGACTGCACGCTTCGAAGCGCTGCGCGACATACAGCCTGGTGAAGAAATCTTTTTCAATTACGGAGACGACTACTGGGAATAA